In one window of Zingiber officinale cultivar Zhangliang chromosome 11A, Zo_v1.1, whole genome shotgun sequence DNA:
- the LOC122031151 gene encoding cytochrome c oxidase subunit 5b-2, mitochondrial-like — MTSARIRDTMWRRACVAYLRSALARSRSASLTGPGSTLAPASSSSPFVSTSCLFSSDSGDGKLKKRAEDAMPIAAGIERVELEAELEVKKRFENIDEPVGPFGTKEAPAIIQSRYDKRIVGCPGGEGEDEHHVIWFWLEKGKPHECPICSQYFVLEVVGKGGPPP; from the exons ATGACATCGGCGAGAATACGAGATACGATGTGGAGGAGAGCGTGCGTTGCTTACTTACGATCCGCCCTGGCAAGGTCCCGCTCCGCCTCCCTGACCGGCCCCGGAAGCACTCTCGCTCCCGCTTCATCGTCCTCGCCGTTTGTCTCCACCTCCTGCCTCTTCTCATCCGATTCCG GTGATGGGAAGTTGAAGAAGAGGGCCGAGGATGCGATGCCCATCGCCGCTGGGATCGAACGCGTGGAACTTGAGGCCGAGCTCGAG GTGAAGAAGCGCTTCGAAAATATAGATGAACCAGTTGGTCCTTTCGGCACCAAG GAAGCACCTGCTATCATTCAATCTCGTTATGACAAGAGGATAGTTGGCTGTCCCGGGGGTGAAGGGG AGGATGAACATCATGTTATTTGGTTTTGGTTGGAGAAAGGCAAGCCACATGAATGTCCTATTTGCTCCCAGTACTTTGTG CTGGAAGTGGTTGGTAAGGGAGGGCCTCCACCTTAG
- the LOC122032542 gene encoding peptidyl-prolyl cis-trans isomerase CYP95-like: MAKKKNPIVFMDVTIDGDAVGRMLFELYADIVPRTVENFRALCTGEMGYGSVTKKPLHYKGSLFHRIIKGFMAQGGDFSRRDGTRGESIYGGNFPDENFVLDHDGPGLLSMANAGRDTNGSQFFITLKSAPHLDGKHVVFGKLILGHEVLRSIENVDVDGDRPVVPVKIVSCGELNENVTILHENDENKSMKSKKAKDNDANDSHEGRHKGRHKKPKGKRKKKKRRYYSSESDSSSDTDIQSSETDSDSDSYTLSTSDTSSSTDDRRHRRKRYSRREKYKQKQKRERRREKKRRRRERKSRHKAKRMLDSESETKSTYASSSDDDGNHKGSARKSKKASSHIPDEEQPPLLKENDTNFHDKESVMLEKLLGEEAKLQRENVGLQNNGNTAMKFERNEDELPNLEVNPKKNHCMGLNRSVSKSMSISPRNESRSPSPRRSIGRSPPQRDLSRSPINEARKNSISRSPPHRGISRSPSGRKLRSSVRRTVRKSPVGDITRSKSRSPERSLQQRNPSASLEKVAIQRSPSRTSVNEKRHSISRSSGKSLQQRSPSRSPLMAVKSVSRSPIKSSSRSKSHSPVQVHSRRSISRSQGSPFHKASSKSKSRSPVQPRSRRSLNRSQGSPDRRAISPPPNRRKSLSRSISPDGSPKRIRRGRGFSQQYSYARRYRTPSPDRSPVRSHRFGGRSDRDRYSGYRTYHNRSPPRRHRSPPRGRTPPRYRGRRSRSRSISRSPVGYRGRARGDYIPSPALSRSPVPDNSRSRAAWDKVRSEKRKSISRSRSPSGSRSRSLSRSRSRSPDITSPKRSSKDLSRSPSTSGGKKGLVSYGDASPDFAGK; the protein is encoded by the exons ATGGCAAAAAAGAAAAATCCTATTGTCTTCATGGATGTGACAATTGATGGAGATGCTGTTGGAAGGATGCTGTTTGAG CTTTACGCTGATATTGTTCCAAGGACTGTTGAAAACTTCCGAGCACTCTGCACTG GTGAAATGGGATATGGATCAGTGACTAAGAAGCCCTTGCACTACAAGGGATCACTCTTCCATCGCATTATTAAGGGCTTTATGGCACAG GGTGGTGACTTTTCAAGACGTGATG GAACCCGTGGTGAGAGCATATATGGTGGAAATTTTCCAG ATGAAAATTTTGTTCTAGACCATGATGGTCCTGGTCTTCTATCAATGGCAAATGCTGGTCGTGATACCAATGGTTCCCAGTTTTTTATCACTTTAAAGTCTGCTCCTCATCTTGATGG AAAGCACGTTGTTTTTGGGAAACTCATACTAGGACATGAAGTATTGCGGAGCATTGAGAATGTTGATGTTGATGGTGACAGACCTGTTGTTCCTGTGAAGATTGTCAGTTGTGGGGAGCTTAATGAGAATGTGACCATCTTACATGAAAATG ACGAAAACAAAAGTATGAAGTCAAAGAAAGCTAAGGATAATGATGCTAATGATAGTCATGAAGGACGACATAAAGGGCGGCATAAGAAACctaaaggaaaaaggaagaaaaagaaaagaagatatTATTCATCTGAATCAGATAGTTCATCTGACACAGATATTCAATCATCAGAAACTGATAGTGATTCGGATTCATATACATTGTCTACATCTGATACAAGCAGCTCGACTGATGACCGGCGTCACAGAAGGAAAAGATATTCCAGAAGAGAAAAGTATAAACAGAAacaaaaaagagagagaagaCGAGAGAAGAAGCGCAGAAGGCGTGAAAGGAAGTCTAGGCACAAGGCAAAAAG GATGCTGGATAGTGAATCTGAAACAAAGAGTACCTATGCAAGCAGTTCTGATGATGATGGAAATCACAAAGGAAGTGCACGGAAGTCTAAGAAGGCCTCTTCACATATTCCAG ATGAAGAACAGCCACCATTACTCAAGGAAAATGACACTAATTTTCATGATAAGGAGTCTGTTATGTTAGAGAAACTTCTTGGAGAGGAGGCAAAGTTGCAAAGAGAAAATGTTGGACTTCAGAACAATGGCAATACAGCCATGAAATTTGAGAGAAATGAGGATGAATTGCCTAATTTAGAAGTCAATCCAAAAAA GAATCATTGCATGGGTCTGAACCGTTCTGTGAGCAAGAGTATGAGCATCAGTCCAAGGAATGAAAGCCGAAGTCCAAGCCCAAGAAGGTCAATAGGCAGGAGTCCCCCCCAAAGGGATCTCAGTAGAAGCCCTATTAATGAAGCCCGAAAGAATAGTATAAGTAGAAGCCCGCCTCATAGAGGCATCAGCCGAAGTCCATCTGGAAGAAAACTTAGGAGCTCTGTTAGAAGAACTGTTAGGAAAAGTCCAGTTGGGGATATTACTAGAAGCAAAAGCAGAAGTCCAGAAAGGTCCCTGCAGCAGAGGAACCCCAGTGCTAGCCTGGAGAAAGTCGCTATACAGCGAAGCCCGAGTAGAACTTCGGTTAATGAAAAAAGACATAGTATTAGTCGAAGCTCAGGAAAATCACTGCAACAAAGAAGCCCTAGCAGGAGTCCCTTGATGGCTGTGAAAAGCGTAAGTAGAAGTCCGATAAAGTCTAGCAGTAGGAGTAAAAGCCATAGCCCTGTACAGGTTCATTCAAGAAGAAGCATAAGTAGGAGTCAGGGGAGCCCTTTTCATAAGGCTAGCAGCAAAAGCAAAAGTAGGAGCCCTGTGCAACCTCGTTCTAGAAGAAGTCTCAATAGGAGCCAGGGTAGCCCTGATCGTAGGGCAATATCACCACCACCAAATCGCCGCAAAAGTTTGTCAAGAAGTATTTCTCCAGATGGATCTCCTAAGCGCATAAGAAGAGGTAGAGGTTTTAGTCAGCAATATTCATATGCTAGAAGATACAGGACTCCATCTCCTGATCGTTCTCCAGTTAGATCACATCGTTTTGGTGGACGAAGTGATCGTGATAG GTATTCAGGCTATAGAACCTATCACAATCGTTCTCCTCCTAGACGCCATAGGAGCCCTCCCAGGGGAAGAACACCACCAAG GTATCGCGGTAGGAGGAGCCGTAGCAGAAGCATATCTCGCAGCCCTGTGGGCTACCGTGGTCGAGCAAGAGGTGATTATATTCCCAGCCCCGCACTTAGCCGTTCTCCAGTTCCGGATAATTCAAGATCACGTGCTGCCTGGGACAAAGTTCGATCTGAGAAAAGGAAATCAATTTCGAGAAGCAGAAGCCCATCTGGTTCTAGGTCAAGGTCATTGTCGAGGTCCAGGTCTCGCTCCCCAGATATTACCTCTCCAAAGCGCTCGAGCAAGGACCTGTCAAGGTCACCATCTACTTCTGGCGGTAAGAAAGGTTTGGTTTCATATGGAGATGCCTCGCCTGATTTTGCTGGGAAATAG
- the LOC122031150 gene encoding ranBP2-type zinc finger protein At1g67325-like isoform X2 has product MNRKPGDWTCRSCQHLNFSRRDSCQRCSDPRPTGGDRSSDFFSFGSGGGGRGGSSFGFIGSDVRPGDWYCSCGAHNFASRSSCFKCASLKEDSAVGSGGSFDGDTPRSRGYSFGGGGGRAGWKSGDWICNRSGCNEHNFASRMECFRCNAPRDSGTEV; this is encoded by the exons ATGAACAGGAAGCCCGGAGACTGGACCTGTAGGTCCTGCCAACACCTCAATTTCAGCCGCCGTGATTCCTGCCAACGGTGCAGCGACCCgcggccgaccggaggtgaccgCTCCTCCGACTTCTTCAGCTTCGGCAGTGGCGGCGGCGGCCGCGGGGGCTCGTCCTTCGGCTTCATTGGCTCCGACGTCCGCCCCGGTGACTGGTATTGTTCCTGCGGTGCCCACAACTTCGCCAGCCGCTCCAGCTGCTTCAAGTGTGCCTCCCTGAAGGAGGACTCCGCCGTCGGCAGCGGCGGCAGCTTCGATGGAGACACACCGCGGTCACGGGGCTACAGCTTCGGAGGAGGCGGCGGCCGTGCTGGGTGGAAATCTGGCGATTGGATTTGCAACAG GTCGGGCTGCAACGAACACAACTTTGCGAGCAGAATGGAATGCTTCCGCTGCAATGCGCCAAGGGATTCTG GCACTGAAGTCTGA
- the LOC122031149 gene encoding heme oxygenase 1, chloroplastic-like yields MASSTLPISQSQAFCARARLIPASLSGPVRFALPHRHRRDASYRKPLRTMVVTATTAEMPKKRQASRDRSFVDEMRTVAMKLHTKDQAKEGEKESKSPPVAKWEPSIEGYLHFLVDSKIVYDTLEMIIQKAAYPWYAEFRSTGLERSEKLAKDLKWFKDQGHTIPEPSSPGVSYSQYLEELSQKDPQAFICHFYNIYFAHSAGGRMIGKKVLNFSLNVIFQIVTS; encoded by the exons ATGGCCTCCTCCACGCTTCCTATCTCCCAATCCCAAGCTTTCTGTGCTCGAGCACGCCTCATCCCTGCCTCCCTTTCTGGTCCGGTTCGTTTCGCCCTCCCTCACCGTCACCGGAGAGACGCCTCCTACCGGAAGCCCCTGCGCACCATGGTCGTCACGGCGACCACCGCAGAGATGCCGAAGAAGCGGCAGGCCTCCCGGGACCGCTCGTTCGTTGACGAGATGAGGACCGTTGCTATGAAGCTGCACACCAAGGATCAGGCGAAGGAAGGTGAGAAGGAGTCTAAATCGCCGCCCGTCGCTAAGTGGGAACCGTCCATCGAGGGCTACCTCCATTTTCTAGTCGACAGCAAGATCGTTTATGATACCCTCGAAATGATCATCCAGAAGGCCGCCTATCCCTGGT ATGCTGAGTTCAGGAGTACTGGCTTGGAAAGGTCTGAAAAATTAGCTAAAGATCTAAAATGGTTCAAGGACCAAGGGCATACCATTCCCGAGCCTTCTTCTCCTGGTGTTTCTTATTCCCAGTATCTCGAGGAGCTATCTCAAAAGGATCCTCAAGCTTTCATCTGCCACTTTTACAATATATACTTTGCTCATAGTGCTGGTGGGCGAATGATTGGCAAAAAGGTACTTAATTTTTCTCTAAATGTCATTTTCCAGATTGTGACCTCCTGA
- the LOC122031150 gene encoding TATA-binding protein-associated factor 2N-like isoform X1, giving the protein MYKRHLKLTKPNTKQTATITYTTSQLHFLLVKMNRKPGDWTCRSCQHLNFSRRDSCQRCSDPRPTGGDRSSDFFSFGSGGGGRGGSSFGFIGSDVRPGDWYCSCGAHNFASRSSCFKCASLKEDSAVGSGGSFDGDTPRSRGYSFGGGGGRAGWKSGDWICNRSGCNEHNFASRMECFRCNAPRDSGTEV; this is encoded by the exons ATGTATAAAAGACACCTTAAGCTCACAAAACCTAACACCAAGCAAACAGCAACTATTACTTACACCACCTCACAACTCCACTTCCTCCTTGTGAAG ATGAACAGGAAGCCCGGAGACTGGACCTGTAGGTCCTGCCAACACCTCAATTTCAGCCGCCGTGATTCCTGCCAACGGTGCAGCGACCCgcggccgaccggaggtgaccgCTCCTCCGACTTCTTCAGCTTCGGCAGTGGCGGCGGCGGCCGCGGGGGCTCGTCCTTCGGCTTCATTGGCTCCGACGTCCGCCCCGGTGACTGGTATTGTTCCTGCGGTGCCCACAACTTCGCCAGCCGCTCCAGCTGCTTCAAGTGTGCCTCCCTGAAGGAGGACTCCGCCGTCGGCAGCGGCGGCAGCTTCGATGGAGACACACCGCGGTCACGGGGCTACAGCTTCGGAGGAGGCGGCGGCCGTGCTGGGTGGAAATCTGGCGATTGGATTTGCAACAG GTCGGGCTGCAACGAACACAACTTTGCGAGCAGAATGGAATGCTTCCGCTGCAATGCGCCAAGGGATTCTG GCACTGAAGTCTGA